Part of the Bdellovibrio bacteriovorus genome, ACTATATTCCGAACATTAAAACACCGACGTATGTTTTAACGGCGGGCGATGATCCTTTTGTATCAGCAGAGAATTATTTAAAAACAGAATTTCCAAAAAGCACGCAGCTGCATATCGAAGCTCGCGGCGGGCATATGGGATATCTTTCGGCACAAGCCACCCCTTTTGGGTCCACTCGATGGTTGGATTATTACCTGCATGAAGCTTTACAGGGTCTCAAACAGACTTTGGCGTAAAAGTTCCCACCTTGCGCTCCAGAGAGAAAAGTCGGTCGGGCGCAGTCCTGAATCATGAATATGCAAAAAATGTTGGGGAAGGTTTTTCTGTCTTAAAACTTTCTGACAATGATTTGCTAAAAACCACCCTTTGGATTTTTTGAGCTCTGGTGCATTTTCAATTTCAGACCAAGCTGTTTTACGAAGACCGCCAATTTCGCACAAAGGATCTAGAGCGCTGTGCGGATTTTTTTCTTTTAAAATTTTATTAAAAGTATTTTCTGTTTTCAGGGCAGCATGCAGGCTGTGGGTCATGACTTCCGATTTTTTTGAATAGCGCTCACCCCAGCACGCCATCATGCTTGGTTCGGACATGAGATGTTGCAGGATTTTAAAAAGATCGCCT contains:
- a CDS encoding glycosyltransferase, whose protein sequence is MSTPHCSFVIYLFRDLKALPLFIQDFRAFFQKFPLNYELICVIDSTPEEHVLKELKSTAPQNESWQILTNAAKIGRAQSLQKGASHARGELIIFPSLMMATPLGDLFKILQHLMSEPSMMACWGERYSKKSEVMTHSLHAALKTENTFNKILKEKNPHSALDPLCEIGGLRKTAWSEIENAPELKKSKGWFLANHCQKVLRQKNLPQHFLHIHDSGLRPTDFSLWSARWELLRQSLFETL